Proteins encoded by one window of bacterium:
- a CDS encoding DUF4127 family protein, whose product MKVAFLPLDDRPVTRGAFLALAGAAGIEVATPPRAMLGVRRHPADVEALWGWVEGEGADADVLIASAELLIYGGLVPSRIGHESLDRCLRLAARFADARRRAPHRQILVSASNLRLPCTADASEEPEYWSEHGPEIFAYSYHTDRFAETGAAASQEQAASARAALPRTVLADVLARRTRNLTVLLALVAHASRGEVDGLLIGQDDAAEYGLTRRDLRAVEAAIVDRGVALRAWVSYGTDELAVRLLARAQLAAQGQTPPVRVVYAYPDHRDAIPRYEGQSLDRTLTSHILTVGARRVERGETLTLFVHNFPGTQQEAPFQEPYDPQVLVPFLSAMAAAAACDHPFAVADVRYSNGADRTFVEQLLKVPRAAAMRAYGGWNTASNTIGMALAQALLPSGPDSQVFTLIRFLDDWAYQADVRQRLAADVVPRYPGATPAHLGAALDACTAAARRWFEGEFVPALVACFGRRIAVTTIGFPWERLFEIEVAVA is encoded by the coding sequence ATGAAGGTGGCGTTCCTCCCACTCGACGACCGTCCGGTGACGCGCGGAGCGTTCCTCGCGCTCGCGGGGGCGGCCGGGATCGAGGTCGCCACTCCTCCGCGCGCGATGCTGGGTGTTCGCCGCCACCCCGCGGACGTCGAGGCGCTCTGGGGCTGGGTTGAGGGCGAGGGCGCGGACGCGGATGTGCTGATCGCCTCGGCCGAGCTCCTGATCTACGGGGGGTTGGTGCCCTCGCGCATCGGTCATGAATCCCTTGATCGATGTCTCCGGCTGGCCGCCCGGTTCGCCGACGCGAGGCGGCGGGCGCCGCACCGGCAGATCCTGGTGTCGGCCAGCAATTTGCGTCTGCCCTGCACCGCCGACGCCAGTGAGGAGCCGGAGTACTGGTCCGAGCACGGGCCGGAGATCTTCGCGTACTCGTACCACACAGATCGGTTCGCGGAGACCGGGGCCGCGGCATCGCAGGAACAGGCCGCCTCCGCGCGGGCCGCGCTCCCGCGTACGGTCCTGGCGGACGTCCTGGCCCGCCGCACAAGAAATCTCACGGTCCTCCTCGCTCTCGTCGCCCACGCCTCACGGGGAGAAGTAGACGGTCTCTTGATCGGGCAGGACGATGCCGCGGAATACGGCCTCACCCGGCGCGACCTTCGGGCGGTCGAGGCGGCGATCGTCGACCGGGGTGTTGCGCTGCGCGCGTGGGTGTCCTACGGCACCGACGAACTGGCGGTCCGGTTGCTCGCGCGGGCGCAACTGGCCGCACAGGGGCAGACCCCCCCAGTCCGGGTGGTGTACGCCTACCCGGATCACCGGGACGCGATTCCCAGATATGAGGGCCAGAGCCTCGACCGCACGCTCACTTCGCACATCCTGACGGTGGGGGCCCGACGCGTCGAACGCGGAGAGACGTTGACGCTGTTCGTTCACAACTTTCCCGGGACTCAACAGGAGGCGCCGTTTCAGGAGCCGTACGACCCGCAGGTGCTGGTCCCGTTTCTGAGCGCGATGGCCGCGGCGGCGGCCTGCGACCATCCGTTTGCGGTGGCGGACGTCCGCTACAGCAACGGAGCCGACCGGACGTTCGTCGAGCAGCTCCTTAAGGTCCCCCGAGCGGCCGCGATGCGAGCGTACGGCGGTTGGAACACGGCGAGCAACACGATCGGGATGGCGCTCGCCCAGGCGCTGCTGCCGTCTGGCCCGGACAGCCAGGTGTTCACCCTCATCCGTTTCCTCGATGACTGGGCGTATCAGGCGGACGTGCGGCAGCGGCTCGCCGCAGACGTCGTGCCGCGATATCCTGGAGCCACCCCGGCGCATCTCGGCGCTGCCCTGGACGCGTGCACCGCGGCCGCCCGCCGCTGGTTCGAGGGAGAGTTCGTCCCCGCGCTGGTGGCGTGCTTTGGGCGGCGGATCGCCGTCACGACTATCGGATTTCCGTGGGAGCGGTTGTTCGAGATCGAGGTGGCCGTGGCATGA
- the gmd gene encoding GDP-mannose 4,6-dehydratase: MKRALITGITGQDGSYLAELLLSKGYEVHGLIRHASTSNTHRIEHISQDPNRSAHFVLHNGDLGNPGELANLLGVVQPDEVYHLAAQSHVKVSFEMPEYTGDITGLGTTRMLEAIRRSGIKTRFYQASTSEMFGNSPAPQNEDTPFRPRSPYAAAKVYAHWMLVTYRESYGLFATSGILFNHESPRRGETFVTRKITRALASILAGRSHRLSLGNLDASRDWGYAPDYVEAMWLMLQQERPQDYVIGTGETHTVRDFLEEAFGYVGLAWRDYVATDPQYMRPLEVPMLVADSTKAKKVLGWQPRISFKELVRVMVDYDVAAIGLEPPGAGRKVLEQNDFGWDRWDTGILAAKRSAPKDLG, encoded by the coding sequence ATGAAGCGCGCTCTGATTACCGGGATCACAGGACAGGATGGGTCGTATCTCGCGGAACTCCTGCTGTCCAAAGGCTACGAGGTGCACGGCCTCATCCGCCACGCCTCGACGTCGAACACCCACCGCATCGAGCACATCTCGCAGGATCCGAATAGGAGCGCCCATTTTGTGCTCCACAACGGAGATCTCGGGAATCCGGGCGAGCTGGCCAATCTGCTCGGGGTCGTCCAACCCGACGAAGTGTACCATCTCGCCGCGCAGAGCCACGTGAAGGTCAGCTTCGAGATGCCCGAGTACACGGGCGATATCACGGGGCTCGGAACGACGAGGATGCTCGAGGCGATTCGACGGAGCGGTATCAAGACACGGTTCTACCAAGCCTCGACCAGCGAGATGTTTGGGAATTCCCCCGCGCCGCAAAACGAGGACACACCGTTCCGGCCGCGCAGCCCTTACGCCGCGGCCAAGGTCTACGCGCACTGGATGCTCGTGACGTACCGAGAGAGCTATGGGCTCTTTGCCACGAGCGGCATCCTATTCAACCATGAGAGTCCTCGTCGAGGCGAGACGTTCGTCACCCGCAAGATCACCCGTGCGCTGGCATCGATCCTCGCCGGGAGAAGCCACCGCCTCTCGTTGGGGAATCTCGACGCCAGCCGGGACTGGGGCTATGCGCCCGACTACGTGGAGGCGATGTGGCTGATGCTCCAGCAGGAGCGACCCCAGGACTATGTGATCGGGACCGGCGAGACCCACACCGTCCGAGATTTCCTGGAGGAGGCGTTCGGGTACGTCGGGCTCGCCTGGCGGGACTATGTGGCGACGGATCCGCAGTACATGCGGCCGCTCGAGGTCCCGATGCTGGTGGCGGACAGCACGAAAGCCAAAAAGGTCCTCGGGTGGCAGCCGAGAATCAGCTTCAAAGAATTGGTGCGGGTGATGGTGGACTACGACGTTGCGGCGATCGGACTAGAGCCCCCCGGGGCAGGCCGGAAGGTCCTGGAGCAAAACGACTTTGGGTGGGATCGGTGGGACACTGGCATTCTCGCCGCGAAGCGGTCGGCGCCGAAGGATTTGGGTTAG
- a CDS encoding sugar ABC transporter permease: protein MERQTLARSLPAARTGRRILTAYLFLLPALLLLGVFTFYPVTFGTALSLFEYDVITPPRFVGLANFRALWTDRYFWIALENSIKYLAVVPVLQGCAIVLAIWVHRSTRGLGWLRAAYYLPVVTSIVVVGILWRWLYDDAGLVNFILLRLGVVGAPVHWLASPGIALYAVMFVTLWKGLGYYMVIYLAGLEAIPPGYAEAAAIDGATAVQQLRHVTLPLLRPSILLATTLSAISALRVFEEVYVMTSGGPVYSTYTMFYYMFDQAFGALHLGYAAALGVVLAAVTIGLSVAGFRLLREGGLSYY, encoded by the coding sequence GTGGAACGCCAAACTCTAGCGCGCTCTCTGCCGGCTGCGCGGACCGGCCGCCGCATCCTCACGGCGTATCTGTTCCTCCTGCCCGCGCTCCTGCTGCTCGGCGTGTTCACGTTTTATCCGGTCACGTTCGGGACCGCCTTGAGCCTGTTTGAGTATGATGTGATCACGCCCCCTCGCTTTGTCGGGCTCGCGAACTTTCGCGCGCTGTGGACCGACCGGTACTTCTGGATCGCGCTCGAGAACAGCATCAAGTACCTGGCCGTCGTCCCCGTGCTGCAGGGGTGCGCCATTGTCCTCGCGATCTGGGTGCATCGCTCGACCCGCGGTCTCGGGTGGCTGCGCGCGGCGTACTATTTGCCGGTCGTCACCTCGATCGTGGTTGTCGGGATTCTGTGGCGGTGGCTGTACGACGATGCCGGGCTGGTCAACTTCATTCTCCTGCGGCTCGGGGTGGTCGGTGCCCCCGTCCATTGGCTCGCCAGCCCCGGGATCGCCCTGTACGCGGTGATGTTTGTCACGCTCTGGAAGGGCCTGGGATATTACATGGTCATCTATCTCGCGGGGTTGGAGGCCATCCCACCCGGGTATGCCGAGGCCGCCGCGATCGACGGCGCGACCGCGGTCCAGCAGTTGCGCCACGTGACCCTGCCCCTGCTCCGCCCCAGCATCCTGCTCGCGACGACGCTGTCGGCGATCTCGGCGCTCCGGGTGTTCGAAGAGGTCTACGTCATGACGAGCGGCGGACCGGTGTATTCCACGTACACGATGTTCTACTACATGTTTGATCAGGCCTTCGGCGCGCTTCATCTGGGCTACGCCGCCGCCCTGGGGGTGGTCCTGGCCGCGGTCACCATCGGTCTGTCGGTCGCCGGTTTCCGGCTGCTCCGGGAGGGAGGGCTCTCCTATTATTGA
- a CDS encoding prepilin-type N-terminal cleavage/methylation domain-containing protein yields the protein MIRRVSSESGFTFLEVLAVVLLLGILALVALPNYFGTQSDAQTAVRSSNVAAINTALSLYQYRNGVCPPSGPDASITAFLADTTYFPDGSPVDPFTKDNSTFISNYSSTLCRTK from the coding sequence ATGATTCGTAGGGTATCCAGTGAGTCTGGCTTCACGTTCTTGGAGGTCCTGGCGGTCGTGCTGCTGCTGGGGATCCTGGCCCTTGTGGCGCTGCCGAACTACTTCGGGACGCAGAGCGACGCGCAGACCGCGGTCCGCTCGTCGAACGTCGCCGCGATCAACACGGCGCTGTCGCTCTACCAGTACCGAAACGGGGTCTGCCCGCCGAGCGGTCCGGACGCGTCGATCACCGCGTTCCTGGCCGACACGACCTACTTCCCAGACGGCTCGCCGGTCGATCCGTTTACAAAGGACAACTCGACCTTCATCAGCAACTACAGCTCCACCCTCTGCCGCACGAAGTAG
- a CDS encoding ATPase, T2SS/T4P/T4SS family — MVLTPDQPLQRRLLALLDDNLKEDEVTATGLATLLSAPVSEVEAELRALARFGNLTRRTSMHGEARYSAAPRRKLLGDMLVEAGHMTNAQLQEALAEQARTAERLGAILLDRGYVSKQVLGKMLELQRGVPYVNLSTRAIDEHLVRSLPERVIMEHKVVPIARMDGEIHLAMLDPSDIMAIDTVGKYLGGRVRPFLITEGDFGWAVTKFFDVTRKVGESLLEVAVEQAESDPVENAAVAVADTYDASPVVRVVNTIIRDAVRIGATDIHIEPEADQTRVRVRIDGLLLDKATLPRAVAEGVTSRLKVLAGMDIAERVRPQDGRILVDIESREYDLRIATVGTAYGERVALRLLSNRQVLVGLERLGLFPEQQEPLQSLLSRQHGMILVTGPTGSGKTTTLYASISHINDRVRNIMTIEDPIEYRLPGITQIPVREKSGITFGIGLRALLRQDPDVVMVGEIRDPETASIAVHAALTGHLVLTTLHTNNAAGALVRLLDMGVEPYLLTSSVLAVVGQRLIRILCTACKGQYQARDADLRILGLPIDTPLRLSAGSGCAECANLCYKGRTGAFELMVMTDTVRELVLARKPAGAITEAAVSEGMQTLRGAIIRKVLDGVTSIEELQRLMIVEAS, encoded by the coding sequence ATGGTCCTCACACCTGATCAGCCGCTTCAGCGCCGCCTGCTCGCGCTCCTTGATGACAACCTCAAGGAGGACGAGGTCACTGCGACCGGCCTGGCTACGTTGCTGTCGGCCCCGGTCTCCGAGGTCGAGGCCGAGCTGCGGGCGCTGGCCCGATTCGGAAACCTGACGCGCCGGACCAGTATGCACGGCGAGGCGCGGTACAGTGCTGCACCCCGGCGAAAGCTGCTCGGCGACATGCTCGTCGAGGCCGGCCACATGACCAACGCGCAGCTGCAGGAAGCGCTTGCCGAGCAGGCCCGCACCGCCGAACGGCTGGGCGCGATCTTGCTCGACCGGGGCTACGTCTCCAAGCAGGTCCTGGGCAAGATGCTGGAGCTGCAGCGCGGCGTTCCCTACGTCAACCTCAGCACGCGCGCGATCGACGAGCATCTGGTGCGCAGCCTCCCCGAGCGCGTGATCATGGAGCACAAAGTCGTGCCCATCGCCCGGATGGACGGCGAGATCCATTTGGCGATGCTCGACCCGAGCGATATCATGGCGATCGACACGGTGGGCAAGTATCTGGGTGGGCGGGTGCGGCCGTTTCTGATCACCGAAGGTGACTTCGGGTGGGCCGTCACCAAGTTCTTCGATGTGACCCGCAAGGTCGGCGAGAGCCTGCTGGAAGTCGCCGTCGAGCAAGCAGAGAGCGACCCGGTGGAAAACGCCGCGGTGGCGGTCGCCGACACCTACGACGCCTCCCCGGTCGTCCGCGTCGTCAACACGATCATCCGCGATGCGGTGCGCATCGGGGCCACCGATATCCACATCGAGCCCGAGGCGGACCAGACCCGTGTGCGCGTCCGGATCGATGGCTTGCTGTTGGACAAGGCCACACTCCCCCGAGCGGTCGCCGAGGGGGTGACCTCCCGCCTCAAGGTGCTGGCCGGCATGGACATCGCCGAGCGGGTCCGTCCGCAGGACGGTCGGATCCTCGTCGACATCGAAAGCCGCGAATACGATCTCCGGATCGCCACGGTCGGCACGGCCTATGGCGAGCGGGTGGCGCTGCGTTTGTTGAGCAACCGGCAGGTGCTGGTGGGTCTGGAGCGGCTGGGGCTGTTTCCCGAGCAGCAGGAGCCCCTGCAATCGCTGCTGAGCCGTCAGCATGGCATGATCTTGGTCACGGGGCCCACCGGCAGCGGGAAGACCACGACCCTATATGCGTCGATCAGTCACATCAACGATCGCGTGCGCAACATCATGACGATCGAGGATCCGATCGAGTACCGGCTGCCCGGGATCACGCAGATCCCGGTCCGGGAGAAATCCGGGATCACGTTTGGGATCGGCCTGCGCGCCCTGCTGCGGCAGGACCCTGATGTGGTGATGGTCGGGGAGATCCGCGATCCCGAAACGGCATCGATCGCCGTCCACGCAGCGCTGACCGGCCACCTGGTGCTCACCACCCTCCACACCAACAACGCGGCGGGTGCGCTGGTACGGCTCCTGGACATGGGCGTGGAGCCCTATCTCTTGACATCATCGGTGCTCGCCGTCGTGGGGCAGCGGCTGATCAGGATCCTCTGCACGGCATGCAAGGGCCAGTACCAGGCGCGAGACGCCGACCTCAGGATCCTCGGTCTCCCCATCGACACCCCCCTGAGGCTGTCCGCGGGGTCCGGGTGTGCGGAGTGCGCCAACCTGTGTTACAAGGGACGGACCGGAGCGTTTGAGCTCATGGTGATGACGGACACCGTCCGGGAACTGGTCCTCGCGCGAAAACCCGCGGGCGCGATTACGGAGGCGGCCGTTTCGGAAGGGATGCAGACGCTGCGGGGGGCCATCATCCGAAAGGTCCTGGACGGGGTGACCAGTATCGAGGAGTTGCAGCGTCTCATGATCGTGGAGGCGAGTTAG
- a CDS encoding type II secretion system F family protein: MAGIDNAGRMQRSVLPLRPRGRPAVSRPGTAMASTMPGAGAARLGRRRIGPADVAMLTYDLSMLLNAGLPLMQALEVLGDQATELQMRDVLHELSQEIQEGRRFSEALGRYPELFSPLYRGIVTNGEASGRLDLALERLATFLERDLEFRKKIRDVLIYPAMVLSMAAFVLCIFLIYIIPAFERVYHRAGASLPFLTRVLLAWSRTARVGLPVTISAGALLFLPQARRWLRQTGGATVQRIVLRLPHAGVLAQTALLGRFAHSMSMMLGSGVPLLSALEVAGAIGGPPEFASMVEGLSRSVIQGRRLSEAMRVSGWFTPMFLRMVSVGEETGRLDLMVARAAAILDREFDVRMRRFLTLLEPILILLVGAFVGVILMALYLPMFGLARGLAH; this comes from the coding sequence GTGGCCGGGATCGATAACGCCGGGCGAATGCAGCGAAGCGTGCTTCCGCTTCGCCCCCGAGGGCGGCCGGCGGTCTCGCGGCCCGGGACGGCGATGGCTTCGACGATGCCGGGCGCCGGAGCGGCGAGGCTCGGACGGCGCAGGATCGGCCCCGCAGATGTGGCGATGCTGACGTACGACCTCTCCATGCTGCTGAACGCCGGTCTGCCGCTCATGCAGGCGCTTGAGGTGCTCGGCGATCAGGCGACCGAGCTGCAGATGCGGGACGTCCTGCACGAGCTGTCGCAAGAAATTCAGGAAGGCCGCCGGTTCTCGGAGGCGTTGGGGCGGTATCCGGAGCTCTTCTCCCCCCTCTACCGCGGCATTGTGACCAACGGCGAGGCCAGCGGGCGGCTCGACCTGGCGTTGGAGCGCCTGGCCACGTTCCTCGAGCGCGATCTCGAGTTCCGCAAGAAGATCCGGGACGTCCTCATCTACCCGGCCATGGTCCTCTCGATGGCCGCCTTCGTGTTGTGCATCTTCCTCATCTACATCATCCCGGCGTTCGAGCGCGTCTACCATCGGGCCGGGGCGTCCCTCCCCTTCCTGACGCGAGTCCTGCTGGCGTGGAGCCGGACGGCCCGTGTGGGGCTCCCCGTGACGATCTCGGCCGGTGCCCTGCTGTTCCTCCCGCAGGCGCGCCGGTGGCTCCGGCAGACGGGCGGAGCGACGGTGCAGCGAATCGTGCTCCGGCTGCCACACGCCGGGGTCCTGGCGCAGACCGCGCTCCTCGGCCGGTTCGCCCACTCGATGTCGATGATGCTCGGGAGCGGGGTTCCCCTGCTCTCCGCCCTCGAGGTCGCGGGAGCGATCGGCGGACCCCCGGAGTTCGCGTCGATGGTGGAGGGCTTGAGCCGGTCGGTGATCCAGGGGCGGCGGCTCTCGGAGGCGATGCGCGTCTCCGGATGGTTCACGCCGATGTTCCTTCGGATGGTCAGCGTCGGAGAGGAGACGGGACGGCTGGACCTCATGGTGGCGCGCGCGGCGGCGATCCTGGACCGGGAATTCGACGTGCGCATGCGCCGTTTCCTGACCCTGCTCGAACCGATTCTGATCCTGTTGGTCGGCGCCTTCGTCGGAGTGATTCTGATGGCGTTGTATCTGCCTATGTTTGGGCTGGCGCGGGGGCTGGCCCACTGA
- a CDS encoding prepilin-type N-terminal cleavage/methylation domain-containing protein: protein MRRTSGEAGFTFIEVLVVVLLLGVLALVALPNYFGTQSDAQTAVRASNVAAINTAVSLYQYRNNGSCPGQAGQETFTAFMADTAYFPDGAPMDPYTKDDSTFITNYSPTTCRTK from the coding sequence ATGCGGAGAACATCGGGGGAGGCAGGCTTCACATTCATCGAGGTGCTGGTCGTCGTGCTGCTGCTCGGGGTGCTGGCCCTGGTCGCGTTGCCGAACTACTTTGGCACGCAGAGCGACGCGCAGACCGCGGTCCGCGCATCGAACGTGGCCGCGATCAATACGGCGGTGTCGCTCTATCAGTACCGGAACAACGGATCATGCCCGGGTCAGGCCGGACAAGAGACCTTCACGGCGTTCATGGCCGACACCGCGTATTTCCCGGACGGCGCGCCTATGGATCCGTATACGAAAGACGACTCGACGTTCATCACCAACTACAGCCCCACGACCTGTCGCACGAAATGA
- the nagZ gene encoding beta-N-acetylhexosaminidase, which translates to MNPDALVGQLFTVDFSGPEPSDEIERLIVDGGVGGVILFDKNVEGPGQIARLTNALQRLASEAGHPPLLVSVDQEGGPVVRLRGTWFPSAMAFGAAADETLAARAAEATARELRAAGIHLNFAPVLDVNSNPANPVIGVRSYGEDPARVARLGVAAIAGTQSAGVLATAKHFPGHGDTLLDSHLALPIVSHRRDRLDAVELLPFREAVHAGVAAVMTAHVVYPALDPDHPATLSARIIALLRKEWGFGGLVVSDSMRMQAIAGRHAPGDAAVQAVRAGVDVVLALGAVEAQWEALDAVRAAARDGRIPAGRIREAAERIGAAKRRLGLFDRARVSEADAERLAGCPSHLALADQVAAAAATLVVTRDGIIPLPPGPVYVAAGLASRETTDRLAGALHAAGRPATTVALDGDGRWEARGSGRGAIVVPIGGAIGEDPSRRDRVRQVTQAAARQGPTVAVAVDVPYPLTAVDPTCACLAVYGADPASLKAAADVLAGTVPAQGRLPVTVRFP; encoded by the coding sequence ATGAATCCGGACGCGCTGGTCGGCCAGCTGTTTACGGTTGACTTCTCCGGCCCCGAGCCGTCGGATGAGATCGAGCGCCTCATCGTGGACGGTGGAGTAGGCGGCGTGATCCTGTTCGACAAGAACGTCGAAGGACCCGGCCAGATCGCCCGCCTGACCAACGCGCTTCAACGCCTCGCCTCCGAGGCCGGCCATCCTCCCCTGCTCGTGTCGGTGGACCAGGAGGGGGGCCCGGTCGTCCGCCTGCGGGGGACCTGGTTCCCCAGCGCGATGGCGTTCGGGGCCGCAGCCGATGAGACCCTCGCCGCCCGCGCCGCCGAGGCCACGGCCCGCGAACTGCGCGCCGCGGGCATCCATCTCAACTTCGCCCCGGTCCTCGATGTCAACAGCAATCCCGCGAATCCCGTGATCGGGGTGCGCTCGTACGGAGAAGACCCTGCGCGTGTCGCTAGGCTCGGCGTCGCCGCCATCGCGGGGACGCAGTCCGCCGGGGTGCTGGCCACCGCGAAACACTTTCCCGGGCACGGAGACACCCTGCTCGACTCGCACCTGGCCCTACCGATCGTCTCCCACCGGCGGGATCGGTTGGATGCGGTCGAACTCCTGCCGTTCCGGGAGGCCGTCCACGCCGGCGTGGCCGCCGTGATGACCGCGCACGTGGTGTATCCGGCGCTCGATCCCGATCATCCCGCGACGCTCTCGGCCCGGATCATCGCGCTCCTCAGGAAGGAGTGGGGATTCGGCGGGCTCGTCGTCAGCGATTCCATGCGGATGCAGGCGATCGCCGGCCGGCACGCGCCCGGAGACGCCGCGGTGCAGGCCGTGCGCGCGGGCGTCGATGTTGTGCTCGCGCTGGGCGCAGTGGAGGCGCAGTGGGAAGCCCTCGACGCGGTGCGCGCGGCGGCCCGCGATGGCCGCATTCCCGCCGGGCGCATACGAGAGGCGGCGGAGCGCATCGGCGCCGCCAAACGCCGCCTGGGGCTCTTCGACCGCGCCCGCGTCTCCGAGGCGGATGCCGAGCGGCTGGCGGGGTGCCCGTCGCATCTCGCCCTCGCCGACCAGGTCGCCGCCGCGGCCGCGACGCTCGTTGTGACTCGGGATGGGATCATTCCGCTGCCGCCGGGGCCGGTGTACGTGGCCGCCGGCCTCGCCTCCCGAGAGACCACGGACCGCTTGGCGGGGGCCTTGCACGCTGCAGGGCGCCCGGCCACGACGGTGGCGCTCGACGGTGATGGCCGGTGGGAGGCTCGGGGCTCGGGGCGGGGCGCCATCGTCGTGCCTATCGGCGGAGCCATCGGAGAGGATCCCTCGCGCCGGGATCGGGTTCGCCAGGTGACACAGGCCGCCGCACGACAGGGGCCCACGGTCGCGGTGGCGGTCGATGTCCCCTATCCCCTGACGGCCGTCGACCCGACGTGTGCCTGCCTGGCCGTCTACGGAGCCGATCCCGCCTCACTCAAGGCGGCTGCGGATGTGCTTGCGGGGACGGTGCCCGCCCAGGGCAGGCTGCCGGTGACGGTGCGGTTCCCCTAA
- a CDS encoding carbohydrate ABC transporter permease, which produces MVLVLIAVVTAFPFVWLLATSLRGSGTVFSFPPVIIPRPPTLANYVGVWQTMPIGRFFLNTAYITGMGIAMTVVVSALAGYPLARMRFPGRDLIFYAIVGSLMLPQHVGLILNFVTMMRLHLIDTYAAVYLPSAASVFGIFLLRQAFLTIPNEIEDAARIDGASELRVWAQIMLPLVSPALATLAIIEFSAYWNSFLWPLIVLKSPDKYPLAVGLLYLSGLFAHNTRYVAAGAVVMTLPMIVVFLLLQRYFLRGITIGAVK; this is translated from the coding sequence GTGGTCCTCGTGCTCATCGCGGTCGTGACGGCGTTCCCATTTGTCTGGCTCCTCGCCACCTCGCTGCGGGGGAGCGGGACCGTGTTCTCGTTTCCGCCGGTGATCATCCCGCGTCCACCGACCCTCGCCAACTACGTCGGGGTGTGGCAGACGATGCCGATCGGGCGGTTTTTCCTCAACACCGCATACATCACCGGGATGGGTATCGCGATGACCGTGGTGGTCAGCGCGCTCGCCGGATACCCGCTGGCCCGCATGCGCTTCCCCGGGCGCGATCTGATCTTCTACGCGATCGTGGGAAGCTTGATGCTGCCGCAGCACGTGGGGTTGATCCTCAACTTCGTGACCATGATGCGGCTGCATCTGATCGACACGTACGCCGCGGTCTACCTCCCGAGCGCGGCGAGCGTGTTTGGGATCTTTCTCCTCCGACAGGCGTTTCTGACCATCCCCAACGAGATCGAGGACGCCGCCCGGATCGACGGCGCGAGCGAACTCCGAGTGTGGGCGCAGATCATGCTCCCCCTCGTGTCCCCCGCCCTTGCCACCCTCGCGATCATCGAGTTCTCCGCGTACTGGAACTCGTTTCTGTGGCCGCTCATCGTGCTCAAGTCGCCCGACAAATATCCGCTCGCCGTCGGCCTCCTCTACTTGTCCGGATTGTTCGCGCACAACACCCGGTATGTGGCGGCCGGCGCGGTGGTGATGACCCTGCCGATGATCGTCGTGTTCCTCCTGCTGCAGCGGTATTTCCTGAGGGGGATCACCATCGGAGCCGTGAAGTGA